The window CTCACTCGTCTCCTGGACGAAGACGACATCGCCCGCTGACGACAGCATTCCGCAGACCCCCCGCGCTCGGCGCGGCAGGAAGGTGAAAGTGGCTGACCACTACGAAGTACTCGGTGTGGCGCGTGACGCCAGTTCCGACGACATCAAGCGTGCCTACCGACGGCTGGCGCGAGAGCTGCACCCCGACGTCAACCCGGGGGAGGACGCCGCGGAACGGTTCAAGCTCGTCACGCATGCCTACGACGTGCTGAGCGACCCCGACCAGCGCGCCCGCTACGACATGGGCGGAGACAGCGCGTTCGGCGGGGCTCCCGGCGGATTCGGCGGGTTCAGCGACATCTTCGAGACGTTCTTCGGCGGTGGAGGAGGAGGGGCACGGGGTGCCCGACCGCGCTCGCGTCGGGAACGCGGCCAGGACGCGCTCGTCCGGATCACCCTCGACCTGAAGGACGTCGTCTTCGGTGTGCATCGCGACATCGAGGTCGACACCGCCGTGCTGTGCGAGACCTGCTCGGGGTCGTGCTGCCAGCCGGGCACGTCGCCGGTCACCTGCGACATCTGCCACGGAACGGGGCACGTCCAACGGCAGGTCCGCAGCCTCCTCGGCAACGTCGTCACGTCGCAGCCGTGCTCGGTGTGTCAGGGCTACGGGACGACGATCCCCTATCCCTGCGCCACCTGTCAGGGCCAGGGACGCGTCCGATCGCGCCGGACGGTGTCGATCGACGTTCCGGCCGGGGTCGAGAGCGGCCTGCGGCTGCAGCTGCCCGGGTCGGGTGAGGTGGGCCCCGCCGGCGGCCCGAACGGCGATCTCTACCTCGAGGTGAACATCGCACCCGACCCCGTGTTCTCCCGCGACGGCGACGATCTGCTCGCGACGCTGGAGGTCTCGATGCCGGACGCGATCCTCGGCACGCACACCACCATCGATTCGCTCGACGGTCCGGTCGATCTCGAACTGCGGGCCGGCGTGCAATCGGGTGACGTGCTGACCATCAAGGGGCGCGGGATCACGCCGCTGCGCGGTTCGCAGCGCGGGGATCTCCGGGTGGGTGTGCAGGTGGTGACGCCCACGCGGCTTGACCATCGCGAGCGCGCTCTGATCGAAGAGCTCGCCAAGCGCACCAAGCCCGCGCCGCCGCGGCTGTCGGAGTTCCACCAGGGCCTGTTCGCCAAGCTCCGGGACCGGTTCCGGAACGGCTGAGCGGTGGCGCTGCACTTTCTGACGGCGGAGGCCTCCTCCGCGGCCGTCGGCGACGTCGTGACCCTGACGGGAGCCGAGGCGAAGCACGCCGCGACGGTGCGCCGCGTCCGCGTCGGCGAGACGGTGACGGTCGGCGACGGCGCCGGGGTGTGGGTCGAGGGCGCCTGCGAGTCGGTGTCGCCGTCCGAGGTGGTGGTGCGGGTGGCGGAGCGTACCGAGATCCCCGCACCGGTTCCCCGCGTCATCCTCGTTCAGGCCTTAGCCAAGGGCGACCGCGACGAACTGGCCGTGCAGGCCGCCACCGAGCTCGGGGTGGACGAGATCATCCCCTGGCAGGCGGCGCGGAGCATTTCGCGCTGGGACGCGGCGAAGGCCACCAAGGGCCGCGAACGCTGGCAGACGATCGCGCGGGAGGCCGCCAAGCAGGCCCATCGCGCCTGGGTCCCCGTCGTCTCTGCGCCGATCACCACCGCCGCGATCACCTCCCGCGCCGGCAGTGACCTCGTCGTGGTCCTCGAGCCGACGGCCACCGAGCGGTTGAGCGCCCTCACCCCTGCCGGTCGGGACATCCTGGTCGTCGTCGGCCCCGAGGGAGGCATCGCCCCGGAGGAGCTCGCGAGCCTGGATGGGGCCGGGGCCACCCTGCGGAGGATGGGGGAATCGATCCTGCGCACCTCGACGGCGGGCCCTGCCGCCCTCGCGGTGATCAGCGGCGCCCTCGGTCGCTGGTGACGCCCCGTCGGTAGACTTCCCGTATGAGCGAACCGTCGGTCTTCAGCCGCATCCTCGCCGGCGACATCCCCGGAGAGATCCTCGTCGAGACCGAGAACGTCTTCGCGATCCGCGACATCGCCCCTCAGGCACCGCTGCACCTGCTGGTCATACCGAAGACCGAGCGCTATCGCGACGTCGGAGAGCTCGCTGCGGGCGACCCGGCCCTCCTGAGCGAGATGGTCGCGGTGGCGGGGTCCCTCGCCGCGGAACACGCCGACGGCGACTACCGCCTGGTCTTCAACACCGGCGCGAACGCCGGGCAGACCGTCTTCCACGTGCACGCGCACGTCCTCGCCGGGGGCCTGCAAGAGAAGGAGCTTCGTGCCTGACACCCCACCCGCCGTCGAGCGGATTCTCGCCGACGGCGTCGCCATGGTCCAGCTGCTCGGTCCCCAGGATCGCCTGCTGCGCATGGTCGAGAAGGAGCATCCCGAGGTCGACGTGCACGTGCGCGGCAACGAGATCACCCTCACCGGCGAGGCCGGCGCCGTCGCGGCCGCCCGCGTGCTCGTCGACGAGCTCGTGGAGATGACCCGCTCGGGGCAGAGCCTCGGTCCCGCCGACGTCGCCTCGGCCGACAGGATCCTGCGCAGCGACGGTGGACCCCGCCCGTCCGAGGTGCTGGGCGAACCGCTGCTGTCCACGCGGGGGCGCGTCATCCGCCCGAAGACGCTGGGTCAGAAGTCCTACGTCGACGCGATCGACGACCACACGATCGTGTTCGGAATCGGGCCGGCGGGCACCGGCAAGACCTACCTCGCCATGGCGAAGGCCGTGCAGGCGCTCCAGCGCAAGGAGGTCAACCGGATCATCCTCACCCGTCCCGCCGTCGAAGCGGGGGAACGGCTGGGCTTCCTCCCCGGCACTCTCACCGACAAGATCGACCCCTACCTGCGCCCGCTCTACGACGCCCTCAACGAGATGATGGACCCCGAGGTCGTGCCCAAGCTCATGGCAAGCGGCACCATCGAGGTGGCACCGCTGGCGTACATGCGCGGGCGGACGCTGAACGACTCGTTCGTCGTCCTCGACGAGGCTCAGAACACCACGCCGGAACAGATGAAGATGTTCCTGACCAGGCTCGGGTTCGGGACGAAGATGGTCGTCACCGGTGACATCACCCAGCTCGACCTCCCGCAGGGCACCTCGGGGCTCCGCCTGGTCACCCGCGTTCTCGATCGCATCGACGACATCCACTTCGCGTACCTCACGAGCGACGACGTCGTCCGCCACACCCTGGTCGGGCGCATCGTCGACGCGTACAGCGAATTCGACGAGCGGCGCCTCGCCGCACGCCGCGAGCGCGACGAGGCGACCGAGCTCGCCAATCGTGCAGAGCGCCGCGGAGCGACCCGCGCGACCGGCCCTCGCGACCGCCTGCCGAAACGGGGACGCCAGTGACGATCGAGATCACGAACGAGTCCGGGATGACGGTCGATGAGACCGTTCTCCTGCGCCTCATGGAGCACAACTTCGGCGAACTCCACGTCAGCCCCGAGGCCGACGTCGCGATCCTGCTGGTCGACGAGGGCGCGATGGAGTCGCTCCACCTGCAGTGGATGGACGAACCGGGGCCGACCGACGTCCTCAGCTTCCCGATGGACGAGCTGCGACCCGGCACCGAGGAATCCCCGACCCCCGCGGGCCTCCTCGGCGACATCGTGCTGTGCCCCCAGGTCGCCGAGACGCAGGCGACCGCTGCTCGCCACTCGACGATGGACGAACTGGTCATGCTGACCACACACGGCCTGCTGCACCTCCTCGGCTTCGATCACGCCGAACCCGAGGAGGAGAAGGAGATGTTCGGGCTCCAGCGCGACCTCATCGTGTCGTTCCAGATGAGCGAGCGCCGTCGCGCGCGGTCATGACCCCCGTCCTCCTCCTCCTTCTCGCGCTCGTCCTGGTGGCCTTCGGCGCCCTCATGGCCTCGATCGACGCCGCCCTCGGGGTGACGTCCCGCGGCGATCTCGCCGAGCTCGCCGAGCAGTCGCCCCGGAACGCCACCTCGCTCCGCCGGATCGCCGCCGATCCCGATGCCCACGCGACCGCGGTGGTCTTCATCCGTGTTCTCGCCGAGACGGGTGCTGCGGTGCTCGTGACGGTGTCGTTCGTCATCCTCTTCGGCAGCATCCCCTGGGCCATCGTGGCGGCGATCGTGCTCATGACCGGGATCTCATTCGTGCTGGTCGGCGCCAGCCCTCGCGGTGTCGGCCGCCGTCATGCTCG of the Microbacterium invictum genome contains:
- the dnaJ gene encoding molecular chaperone DnaJ; the encoded protein is MADHYEVLGVARDASSDDIKRAYRRLARELHPDVNPGEDAAERFKLVTHAYDVLSDPDQRARYDMGGDSAFGGAPGGFGGFSDIFETFFGGGGGGARGARPRSRRERGQDALVRITLDLKDVVFGVHRDIEVDTAVLCETCSGSCCQPGTSPVTCDICHGTGHVQRQVRSLLGNVVTSQPCSVCQGYGTTIPYPCATCQGQGRVRSRRTVSIDVPAGVESGLRLQLPGSGEVGPAGGPNGDLYLEVNIAPDPVFSRDGDDLLATLEVSMPDAILGTHTTIDSLDGPVDLELRAGVQSGDVLTIKGRGITPLRGSQRGDLRVGVQVVTPTRLDHRERALIEELAKRTKPAPPRLSEFHQGLFAKLRDRFRNG
- a CDS encoding 16S rRNA (uracil(1498)-N(3))-methyltransferase, with translation MALHFLTAEASSAAVGDVVTLTGAEAKHAATVRRVRVGETVTVGDGAGVWVEGACESVSPSEVVVRVAERTEIPAPVPRVILVQALAKGDRDELAVQAATELGVDEIIPWQAARSISRWDAAKATKGRERWQTIAREAAKQAHRAWVPVVSAPITTAAITSRAGSDLVVVLEPTATERLSALTPAGRDILVVVGPEGGIAPEELASLDGAGATLRRMGESILRTSTAGPAALAVISGALGRW
- a CDS encoding HIT domain-containing protein; the protein is MSEPSVFSRILAGDIPGEILVETENVFAIRDIAPQAPLHLLVIPKTERYRDVGELAAGDPALLSEMVAVAGSLAAEHADGDYRLVFNTGANAGQTVFHVHAHVLAGGLQEKELRA
- a CDS encoding PhoH family protein, translating into MVQLLGPQDRLLRMVEKEHPEVDVHVRGNEITLTGEAGAVAAARVLVDELVEMTRSGQSLGPADVASADRILRSDGGPRPSEVLGEPLLSTRGRVIRPKTLGQKSYVDAIDDHTIVFGIGPAGTGKTYLAMAKAVQALQRKEVNRIILTRPAVEAGERLGFLPGTLTDKIDPYLRPLYDALNEMMDPEVVPKLMASGTIEVAPLAYMRGRTLNDSFVVLDEAQNTTPEQMKMFLTRLGFGTKMVVTGDITQLDLPQGTSGLRLVTRVLDRIDDIHFAYLTSDDVVRHTLVGRIVDAYSEFDERRLAARRERDEATELANRAERRGATRATGPRDRLPKRGRQ
- the ybeY gene encoding rRNA maturation RNase YbeY → MTIEITNESGMTVDETVLLRLMEHNFGELHVSPEADVAILLVDEGAMESLHLQWMDEPGPTDVLSFPMDELRPGTEESPTPAGLLGDIVLCPQVAETQATAARHSTMDELVMLTTHGLLHLLGFDHAEPEEEKEMFGLQRDLIVSFQMSERRRARS